The Natronoarchaeum mannanilyticum nucleotide sequence AGACACCCGGCACGTCGTGCAACACACCGTCGACGACGGGTCGGCGCTCGACGGCGAGTCGCTCGACGACATAACGATCGACTACCCGACGGGCAGCGTCGACGCGTCGGCGTTCGCCGATCCCGGGAACCAGATCGAGGCGATCGGGATCGATACGGATGCCGACGGCGACATCGAGGACGACGTCCCGCCGGGCGCAATCCACCCCAACAACGGCGTCACAATCACCGACGGCGCTTCCACCGTCACGATAGATCTCAGACACAGCAACCCGACCTTGCGCGCTGGGGACCGCCTCGTGATCGAGTACGACAAAGATGACGAGATTGTGAATCCGTCAGTCGACGGGTCTTACGCAACGACCGTCACGCTCGACGGCGTCGAACTCACCGGCGACCTCGAGATCGGGGACGCCGACGGCGACGAGGAGTGCGTTACGCGACTCGGTGCGGCCTGCGGCACGATCGAAGAGGACGAGAGCGCTAACGCCGTCCGGGTCAACCAGGACGAGGCGAGCCTGACGTTCGTCGGCTCGGAAATCGCCCAGGAGATCGACAAGAGCGAGGTCGAGCGAACGCCGCTCGACGTCGTGTTCACGCTCGACCGGTCCGGATCGATGGACATCGAATACTACTGGCATACGATGGGGACCGGGGACAACACCTACTACTACCCGGAGACGGAGACCATCACGGTCGAGGAGGCCATCGACGAAGGGTATCTCACGGATTCCGAACGGGACTTCGGCGGCTGGGACGATCCGGAAACGTATGACTACACCGTCACTGAACGCGGCGTCTTGCCGTACGTCCGAGAGGATGGCAACTGGACGTCCATCGACCGAACGGACGGGATGAGGTACACGTTCTCAGACCACATATGGACGGTGACGGAGGATGGATGGACGCCGATCCCCCGACAGATTCACTTCGACGCCGATCCGGAAGACGAGATCCAGATTCGGAACGCTGGCTTCGATCCCGCCGAACAACGCGTCGATGCCACGCGGTCGTTCATCGACGCGCTGAACGGTTCCGCCGGCGACAGAGCGGCCATCACGGAGTTCGAATCCGACGCGAACACCATTCAGGAACTGACCGATCCCGCGACGGCCCGTTCGGAGGTCGAAGCGAGCGCCGACGGCGGCACGAACATCACCGCCGGCATCAGAAACGCGATCGACGAACACGACGCCGACGACAACGGCGAGAAAGCGATCGTCCTGCTGACCGACGGCGAGAACGACGTCGCCGGGGCGTCGACCGAAGACGAGAACGACCGCACCCGCGAAGCAGCCGAAGCGGCCGCCGCGAAGGACATCGCCGTCTACACCGTCGGCCTCGGCAACGCGGACAGAGCGCTGCTGGAGGACGTCGCCAACACCACCGGGGGCGAGTTCTACCCCGCCGACGAAGCCGACGAGCTCGAGCGCGTCTTCGACCAGATCGCCGGCGAGACGGTTCGCGACCGGACGAAGCAGATCGAGTACCAGTCCGCGACCACCGCGGTACGGGTCGGCGGCGAGAGCTACACCCTCTCGCCGGACGGGGATCTGGGCGGATCGACCCCCGATAAGAACGCCTCGAACGTCAACGATCCGACCGCCGGCCCGCGAACGTACAACGTCGACGACATCGATCTCGGCTCGCTCGTCTCGACGAGCGTCGCGGCCTACGACTGCGAGGAGTCCGAGGGAACGGACGAGACCGTCACTCACGACGGCGAGGAGTACGAACGGACGCGCTGTGTCGCCGCGGACGATCGGCGGGACCAGCGCGACAACGCGTCCGTGTCGCACCACCGGATCTACACTGACGGCGACGACCTCGAGGAGTTCGACGACCTTGCGTGGTACCAGGACGGTCCCGAGGCGCTGCTCGAGAGCTACGACGGCAGCCTGATCCGGAACGGCACGTTCACGCTGTCGGACAACCAGGCTGTCATCCTCGTCGAGCTCGACGGCGAGGGCGCCGGCACTGACTACGCGCTGATGCTGCTGGAAACTCGGGAACCCGACGTCGACTCGACCGCCGAGTTCGACGTCTCCGTCGACGACGTACCGGACGAGGTCGAACAGGGCGATGTCGCCGCGGTCACCGCGACCGTCGAAAACGTCGACGACACTGCGGGGACGGTCGGGTCCGGTGTCCAGATCGAGGGAGAGATGCGGACGGCCCGAGAGCTATCGACGCTCAGCGTCGGCGAGGAACGCGAAGTAACCTACAACGTCCCGACGGCCGGCGTCGATCCCGGAAACCGCACCCTGACCGTGCGCGCCGGTGACGCCGCCGCGTCGGACGAGTTGACCGTCACGCCGCCCGGTACGGCGTCCGCGCCGTCGTTCGACGTGTCGTTCGACGTTCCCGCGAGCGGTTACGAGGCCAACGAGTCGTCGACGACCGTTACCGCGGAGATCGAAAACACTGGGACCACGGACTGGGAGACCAACGCGGGCCTGTTCGTCGATAGCACCGGCCAGATCGTCGGCGCCGATTCGGGAATCGAGGTCGACGCGGGAGAGACCGAGCGGGTCGACTTCACGGTCGATCCGAGGGACTTCGAGAGCGACGGCGACTACACGGTCGAGGTCGCCGTGGAGGACAGTTCCGCCACGGCGCCGCTCTCGGTTACCAAGCGACCGGAGCAGGATCCGTCAGTGATCGACGCGCCGGTCGACGAGATCGAACTGGAGGGCTGACCGCGCTGACGGTCTCCGTTTCGGCTGTTCGTTTTAGAAGTGATACTCGACGCCGTCGGCCGTGTCCTCGACGGTGACGCCCAGCGCCGCTAGTTCGTCCCGTAGCTCATCGGCGCGCTCGTAGTTTCCGGCCGCCCGCTCCTGTTCGCGCACCTCGACGACGAGCTCGACCAACTCCTCGGCCAGCCGCGCCGTGCCGTCGGCCTCGCCCGCCAGCGCGAAGCCCAGCGCCTCGCCCCCGAGCGCCTCGAACGCTTCGACGGCGTCGCGGAGGCCGCGGTAGTCGTACTCGTCGCGGTCATCGACGTGGCGGTGGACCGCGGTCGCGACCGAGAGCAGCGCCGCGATCGCCTCGCGGGTGTTGAAGTTGTCGTTCATCGCCTCGGCGAACTCCTCGCGAGCTTCGGCGACGGCGTCGCGCAGCTCGTCGTCCTCGATCTTCGTCCGGGCGTCGACGTCGTCGGCGGCGTCGACCGCGGTACGATAGCCTCGCTCCAGGCGCTCCCAGCGCTCGACCGCTTCGTCGAGGGCGGCCTCGCTGTAGGTCTGGGTGTTGTCGTAGGCCGCCGACAGCAGGAACATCCGGATCGCGTTCGGGCCGAACTCCGAGACGGCGTTCCGAACGGTAAAGTAGTTCTCCAGGCTCGAGGACATCTTCTCGCCGGCCGTTTCGAGCAGATCGACGTGGAGCCAGTACTTGGCGAACTGCTCGCCGGTCGCGGCCTCGCTCTGGGCGATCTCGTTCTCGTGGTGGGGGAAGACGAGGTCCCGCCCGCCGACGTGGACGTCGATCGAGTCGGCGAGGTGGGTCGTGCTCATCGCCGAGCACTCGATGTGCCAGCCGGGCCGCCCCTCGCCCCACGGCGAGTCCCAGGTTTCGCCACCCGCGGGGGCGTCGTCGGGGTGGGCCTCGCCGGCCTTCCAGAGCGCGAAGTCGGCGGGGTTGCGCTTCTCGGAGCGCTCGTCGGGATCGCCCTGCTGTTCGATGTCGTCGAGGTTCTGGTTCGAGAGCTTGCCGTACTCGTCGAACGTCGTGACGTCGAAGTACACAGAGCCGTTCGCTTCGTAGGCGTACCCCTTCTCGACCAGGGTCTCGACCATCCCGACGATCTCGGGGACGTGCTCGCTCACCCGCGGGTAGACGTCCGCCCGCTTGAGGTTCAGCGAGCGCATATCGGCAAGCACCTCCTCGACGAAGTGTCGGGCGACCTCGGGTTCGCTGTCGCCCAGTTCGTCCTCGCCGACGCGGGCGACGATCTTCTCGTTGACGTCGGTGAAGTTCTCGACGTGCCGGACGTCGTAGCCCAGCTGCTCCAGCCAGCGGTGCATCACGTCGACGTGAACCCACGACCTGGCGTGTCCGAGGTGCGCGAGGTCCGAGACCGTCAGGCCGCAGTAGTACAGCAGCACGGAGTCGGGGTCCTGCGGCTCGAACGGCTCTCGCTCGCCGGTCAACGAGTTCGATACGTGCAGCGTCATCTGCCGAAAGGTTCAGCCAGCGGGCGCTTGAATCCGTCGGAGTTTGGACCGCTCGGCGCGCCCACTCGAAAGCCACAAACCGACCACGCCCCTCCGGGCGGGTAGATGCCGACAGGCGCGATCCCGATCGACACCCTCCCGGGCGGTATCGACCTCTACGCCACGCTCGAAAGCGGCCAGTCGTACCTCTGGCGCCGCGAGGACGGGCGGATGTACGAGGACGCCCCGGACGGACGGCCGTGGTACTGCACCGTGATCGACGGCGAGGCGCTGCGCGTTCGACGGACCGCCGAGGCGATCGAGTGGGAGAGCACTGTCGACGCCGAGGAGACGGTCCGAACGCTCCTGCGCCTCGACGACGACCTGCCGGCGATCTTCGAGGGCGCGCCGGACGACCCGCTGGTGACCGAGGCCTACGACTACGCCCGGGGGCTGCGCCTCGTCGACGACCCGCCGTTCCCGACGCTGATCGCCTTCATCTGTTCCCAGCAGATGCGCGTCGCGCGCATCCACTCGATGGTGACGACGCTGGCCCGCGAGTACGGCAACCCGGTCGAGTTCGACGGGCGGACCTACCACGCGTTTCCGACGCCAGACCAGCTCGCAGCCGCGACCGAGGCGGAACTGCGGGAGCTGGGCCTTGGCTACCGGGCGCCGTACGTCGTCCGGACCGCCGAGATGGTTGCCGACGGCGACGCGCATCCGCGGGACGCCGAGGGGCTGCCCTACGAGGAGGCCCGCGAGGAGCTGACGCAGTTCGTCGGCGTCGGCGACAAGGTGGCCGACTGCGTGTTGCTGTTCTCGCTGGGCTATCTGGAAGCCGTGCCGCTGGACACGTGGATCAAGACCGCCGTGGCCGACTACTATCCCGAGTGCGATCGGGGGAACTACCGGGAGACGTCGCGAGCGATTCGGGAAGCGTTCGGCGGAGGGTATGCGGGATACGTCCAGACGTACGTGTTCCACTACCTCCGAACGCGCGAGGAAGTCTGACTCCGAACGCACGACGGGGGAGGATCCGACACTAAACTCCGTGGGCCCACAGTTACGTCGGGAGTCGTCGTAGCGACGCGCGTGAGCAACGCAGGATCGACAGCGCCGGTCGACGAGGGCGAACAGTACACCGTCGAGATCGACGAAATGGGCGAGGAAGGCGACGGGATCGCAGAGGTCGAGGACTTCGTGATCCTCGTGCCCGAGGCGGACCTGGGGGATCGCGTCACGGTCGAGATCGACGACGTCGCGGACGACTTCGCCACCGCCGAAGTCGTCGAGTAGGGTCGAATCCGACAGTCACTCGCCTTTTCTGAGCGTCCAGACCTGCACGGGATCGCCGTCTTCGATAGCGGCGTCCGATTCGAAGCCGCCCTGCACGGACCACTCTTCGAAGGGCGACGCGCGCGCCAGCAACTCCACTTCCCGCTTGGGGAGCATCTTCAGGCGATGCGATTCCGTCACCACGCGCTTCTCGTCCGAGTCGTACAGCTCGTTTTCGACGGTGAACTCCTGTTCGACCTCGTCGGCGATCCGCGTGCGCGTCCGGAACTCGCGGGACTCTCCGCGAAACTCGACCGGCTCCGCGCGCCACTCGCCGTACGTCTCGGCGATCAGCTCGAAGCTCGGGACGAACACGTCGAAGACGAACCGGCCGCCGGGCGCCAGCGCATCGTATACGTTCCGGAGCGTGTCGAGTTGCTCCTCGATCGTCAGGAGATGCTGCATCGCGTTGAACGGGCAGTAGGCGAGCTCGTACTCGCGGGCGACGGCGAAGTCGGTCATGTCCGCCTGCCAGACTGACGGCTCAAGCCCCCGTTCGGCCGCTCGCTCGCGCAGGAACGATAGCATCTCGGCCGATCGGTCGAAGCCGTCGACGTGGCAGCCTTCGGCGAGCGCGTCGAGGTAGATCCGTCCCGTTCCGCAGGCCAGTTCGAGCGCCGGCCCCTCGGCGTCACGCGCGAGCGTCGCGTAGAACTTCGCGTCGCCGCGGTCCATCTCGCGCATTCGCCGGTCGTACAGCTCGGCGCGGAGCGTCGCGTCGGCGTCGAGCGTCGCCATACACTACGGACAGAGCGTCGGCGTGAAAATATTACTCCGGGAGGATCGCGTGCGCGACTCAGGCGTTCAGCTCGTCGGCCAGCTCGCCGCGCTCGTCGAGTTCAGCGAGGATGTCGCTGCCGCCGACGAACTCGCCGTCGACGAACGTCTGAGGGATCGTCTCCCAGCCGCTGCGGTCTTCGAGGGCGTCGCGGTAGGCGTCGAGCGCGTCGAGCACGTCGACGGTCTCGTACTCCTCGCGGTGCTGCTTGATCAGGGTCAGCGCGCGGTCCGAGAAGCCACACTGGGGCATCAGCTCGTTGCCCTTCATGAATAGGACAACCTCGTTGTTCTCGATGGTCTCGTCGACGCGCTGCTGGACCTCCTCGGGCGAGAGCTCGGACTCGGGTTCGAATGCCATGGGTCCTAGTGGTGTCCGGTGCGGGAAATGCCTACCGCACGCGAGAGGGCCGTGACCGCCCGGCGCGGTTCGATGTTCGACGCTCGGCTCGCGCGCGGCGCGGACGCCGCGGCCGCGGCGGCGTCCCGATGCCGCTGCGAGGCAGCTCCGATCAGCCCTCGTACTCGTCGGGTGCGTACGTCTTCAGCTCCATCGCGTGGATGTCCGTCGTCATCCGGTCGCCGAGCGCGTCGTAGACGAGTTCGTGCTGTTCGACCAGCGACTTGCCCTCGAACGCCGGCGAGACGACCAGCGCCGCGAGGTGGTCCTCGTCTTCGGGCCCGCGTGGCTGGGTGACCTCGGCGTCGGCGTCGGGGAGTTCGGCTTCGATCAGGCTCTCGATCTCCTCCAGATCCATGCGCGAGGGAAGGCGGGCCTGGGGGAAAACGTTGCCCACTCGGCGGCGGCCTGCGAACGCGGACGGCCGGACGCGGTGCGAGTGCGACGCCAACGCTCAACCCGCGAGGCGTGGTACGCTCGCCCGGGGAGACTCCGTGGCACGATCAGGCAACACCATCGACAACCCGAAGACCGGCGAGCACGTGACGTTTCTCGACACGGCCGACGAGACCGACGGCGACCGGCTCCGGTTCGAGTACGACGTCGAGGCCGGCGGGGCGACCGTCGCCCCGCACTCCCACCCGCGCCAGCGCGAGCGGATCGAGGTCCGCTCGGGCGTGCTCTCGGCCCGCGTCGACGGCGAGGAAGGAACGGTCCTGACGGGCCAGACGCTCGTGATCCCGCCCGACACGCCGCACTACGTCTGGAACGTCGGCCCGGAGCCGGTGCGCACAGTAGTCGAGCTCGACCCGGCGCTCCGAACCGAGGAGTTCTTCGAGACGACGTTCGGGCTGGCGCGGGACGGCAAGACCGACGAGGACGGCCGGCCGTCGCCGCTCCAGCTCGCGGTGCTGGCCGACGAGTTCTCGGAGGAGTTCCGGTTCGAACTGGGGCCGGCTCCGCTTCGGCGTCCCGCCGCCGCGGTGCTGGGGGCGGTCGGACGAGCGGCGGGCTACCAGGGAACCTATCCGGCGTACACGAAGGAGCCGGTCGAGGCCGAACCGCCGACGCGGCGCTGAACCGGGTCAGGCTCGGTCGAGGGCGGTCGCGAGGGCCTCCTCGATCGGCTCGGTCTTGCTGCGGTCGTACAGCGCCGCGGCGGGGTGGAAACAGGGGACGACGGTGCGGCCGTCGACCTCGAACTCGCGCCCGTGGAGGTCGGTGATCGTCTCGTCGGTGTCGAGCAGCTCCTGGGCGGCGAAGCTGCCCAGCGGAACGAGCACGTCGGGGTCGACGCGCTCGAGCTCGGCGTCCAGCACGGGCGCCCACGCATCGATCTCGGCGGCGTACGGGTCGCGATTTTCGGGCGGGCGCACCTTGACGACGTTGCTGATGTACAGTTCGTCGCGGTCGTGGCCGATCGCGTCGAGCGTGCGGTCGAGCTGCTGGCCCGCCTGGCCGACGAACGGCTCGCCCTGTTTTACCTCCTGGGCGCCCGGCGCCTCGCCGACCAGCATCGCGTCGGCGTCGAGCGGCCCCGCGCCGCCGACGAAGCAGTCGGGGTCGAAGTGATCGTCAGGAACTTCGGCGAGGGCGTCGGCGAACTCCGACTCGTACTCCCAGCCGGTGTCGTACTCGGTGGGCATTCTCGGGTCGTGGTACGACGCTTCCGGGGAAAGTGGTTGGGTGGAGTTTGTTTTGACGGTGTGCTCTTTGGAATGACAGCACTGACTGCGAACTCCCCGAAAGCCCCCGCCGCGGTCGACCGGTTGCGACTCTCTGTGCGCTTCCTTCGCTCCTTTCAGTCGCTCAGTCCAGTGCTTGCTTCGTCTCACCGGGCCGACCGCGGCGGCCCCTTTCATTCCAACCCGACCGCAGCCTCGTCCTCCCCAGCCGACTCTCTCGGTCGCGCTGCTCCCTCGATCGTCCCTCGCGCGCTGCTGTCTCGTCACGAGGACTCGACAGCGCGCGCCACCGCAGCCGCACGGCCCGGCGCGCCTTCATGGCGCGCCGACGGGGGAGGGACAGGCTGCGCGTGGTCGCTGCAAGCGACCCGCGCAATGCGGTGCCCTGGCGGATTGAAAGGGCGAGGCACGGTGGACGGTTCTCGGTCGGCCCTATCCGAACGAAGTGAGGATATCCGGGCGAGAACCGTCGAGCGGGCCGAGGGCTTTCAGAGCCTTCCAGTCTGTCGCCGAACTCGCGACTGCTAGGAGCGGACCGAGGGCTTTCGCAGTGGTCTCACCCGTAGAGCGGGACGCTACACCGAAATCCCAACCGAAGCCGTCCGTCCAATGATCGAACGTCTCCGCTGTTCCTGGAACCGGTCGGGCAAATCAGTCCCTTTTTACAGGCAGACGAGGAACCACGAACCATGAGCTTCGAGGAAGACGACACGGTCATTCTGCACGACGAGCACAGCGAATACGACGGCGAGGAAGGGACGATCACGCAGGTCATGGAGACAATGTTCGGCGACGAAACCTACACCGTCAGCTTCGAGGAGGGTCAGGAGACCGGCATCTCCGAGGACAGCCTCGAAGCGGCCGAGTAGAGACCAGATGCCGAGCGTCCCGTTTCACTACGTCGACCTGCGAACGTTCTGCTACGCCACGGAGGACGACAAGCGCGTCGAGGCGGCGCTCCGTCACTACCTCCCCGAGGAGTTCGAGATCGAGGTCGCGCCCACCGAGGGCCACCACGGCGACCGGATCGTCGTGCTCTCGGCGCGCGTCGAGAACGCCGACGAGATGCGCCGCGTGCTCGGCCAGGTCGCCGAGATCGACCAGATCGATCGCGTGATGGACGAACTCGACGAGCGGGTAGACGAGAACTGCTCGCTATTCCTCCGGCTCGACAAGCAGGCGGCGTTCAACGGGCGCTCCGAGCTCGGCGAGGGGATCACCCTCCGCGCGAAGGTCGAGGCCTACCCGGCCAAGCAGGAAGCGGCGGTCGAGAACGCCCGCGAAGCGTTCGAGAACGCCCGCGAGGGCGCGTACTGACGCCGATCCGTCCTCGCAACGCATCCGTTTTCACCAGCGTGCCTCCCCGACACAAGGCTTATTGTGCGGGCCGTTGTCTTGCGAACCGTTACCACGATCCGCGTGGATGATTATCATGCAAACGTGTCCGTACTGCGACTCCGACCTGATGGGAACTGCAAGCCGCAGGCGCACCCGCGGCGACGCCACGCCGGGCCGAAAGAGCACGGGGCCGGAGCTGGTCTCGTGTCCGGACTGCGGAGAAGTGATCGACGGGTTCACTCCGCACTGATACGGAGGGCTGACCGACACGGACGGTCGAGCGAGTAACCGACACGACGACCGACGCCGGCGGCACACTCCCGCTTTTCCGGAACGTAACTGCAAAGGCCCGTCGCGGGGCTGGTACTGGTATGTACGAGGCGGTCCACGCCCGGCCCGACGGCGACGCCACGGTCGCACGACTCGCCCGCACGGCCGCCGAGCTGGGGTACGACGGCGTCGTCGTGCGGAACCACGGCGACGCCAAGGCCGACTACGATCCCGACGAGGTCGCCGCGGCGACGGGCGTGGACGTCGTCGACGGCATCGAGATCCGCGCGGACGACCCCCAGAAAGCCAGCGGCGCGGTCGGCAACTACCGGGGCAAGCGCACGATCGTCGCCGTCCACGGCGGGACGAATGCGCTCAACCGGTTCGCCGTCGAGCAGGAGCGCGTCGACGTGCTGGCCCACCCGATGGCCGGCGACGGCGACGTCAATCACGTCCTCGCGAACGCCGCCCGCGAGAACGGCGTCCGGATCGAGTTCGACTTCTCGAAGGTGCTCCGCGCGACGGGCGGCGAGCGCGTGCAGGCGCTGCAAGGACTCCGAAAACTCCGCGAGATCGTCGACCACTGCGACGCGCCGTTCGTCGTCAGCGCCGACGCGCGCTCGCACCTCCAGCTACGCGCCCCCAGAGAGCTCCGGGCCGTCGGCGAGGTGATCGGGTTCGACCCCGAGGCGATCGAGGCGGGCCTGCGCGAGTGGGGCGAGATCGCCGAGCGCACCCGCGAGATCCGGTCCGAGACGTTCATTGAGCCGGGGGTCGAACGTGGCAGGTATGAAAAAGAGCCTTGAGGACCACGCCGCCCGGTTCGACGAGAAGGCCGCGGAGTACGACGATTCGAAGAGCGAGGAGTACCGCGCCTGCGCGGAGCTGGTGATCCGCCACGCCGCGCCCGAGGCCGACGACGTCGTGCTGGACCTGGCGACCGGCACCGGCGCCATCGGGCTGGCGATCGCCGAGAACGCGGAGTTCGTCGTCGGCCGGGACATCAGCGAGGGGATGCTGGATCAGGCCCGCGAGAAGGCCGCCGAGCGAGGGATCGAGAACATCGCGTTCGGCGAGGGGCGGTTTCGCGATCCCGGCGTCGACCGGGACGTCGACGTCGTCGTGTCGAACTTCGCGATGCACCACCTCTCCGACGCGGAGAAGCGCGAGTCGATCGAGACGATCGCGGAGCTGGAACCCGACCGGTTCGTCCTCGGCGACGTGATGCTGTTCGGCGAAGCCGACCCGTCCGAGCCGTTCTACAGCCCCGAGGTCGACGATCCCGCGACGGTGGGCGTGCTGGCCGACGCCCTCACGGATGCGGGCTTCGCGCTCACGGCGGTCGAACAGGTCCACGAGCAGGTCGGCGTGCTCGTCGCCGAGCGGCCCGGCGGCACGGTCGACGCCGACGCCGCCGCGGCGACTGACGCCGACGCCGAATCCGGCGACGATGCCGACCAGGAGACCGAATGAAACACCTCCCAAAACACCTCCGGCCGCGCTGGCGCTACCTCGCGGTCGGCCTCGAAGGCTGGCCCGACGCCGACCTCGATCGGGGCGACTTCCAGCGCGAACTGTGGTACGCCGGCCAGAACCTGCTGGGCGACGCCGGCAGCGCGGACGCCGACCTCACGGTGCTGGACTTCGAGTTCGCGGACGGCACCGGCGAGACGATCGTGCGCGCCCGCCACGGCCACGTCACCGAGGCCCGCGCCGCGCTGGCCTGCCTGGACGCGATCGACGGCGACGAGATCGCGGTGCGGGTCCGGGGCGTCAGCGGCACGATCCGAGCCTGTGAAGAAAAGTATTTAGGACGCGCTCCGGAAGCTTCCCAAGAGAGAACGGTCGCGTTCGAGGGCGCGGAGCGGCCCGCAGCGGCCCGCGAGAAGCTGGTCGACGTCCGGGTCGGCTCCGCGTTCGTCGGCGCGACGGACCTCGATTTCGAGTGATACCATGCAGGGACAAGCCCAACAGCAGGCCTACGACCGGGGGATCACCATCTTCTCCCCGGACGGACGGCTCTATCAGGTCGAGTACGCGCGCGAAGCGGTCAAACGAGGCACGGCGAGCATCGGCGTCCGCACCGCCGAGGGCGTCGTGCTGGCGGTCGACAAGCGGATCCGCTCGCCGCTGCTCGAGGGGACGAGCGTCGAGAAGCTCCACAAGGCCGACGACCACATCGGCATCGCCAGCGCCGGCCACGTCGCCGACGCGCGCCAGCTGATCGACTTCGCGCGCCGGAACGCCCAGACCAACCGGCTGCGCTACGGCGAGCCGATCGGCGTCGAGACGCTGACCAAGGAAGTCACCGACCACATCCAGCAGTACACGCAGGTCGGCGGCGCCCGCCCGTTCGGCGTCGCGCTGATCGTCGGCGGCATCGAGAACGGCGAGCCGCGCCTCTACGAGACCGACCCCTCCGGGACCCCCTACGAGTGGAAGGCACTCGCAGTGGGCGCCGACCGCGGCGAGATCCAGGAATTCCTCGAGGAGAACTACGACGAGGGCGGCGACCTGGAGTCGGGCATCGTGCTCGCGCTCGAGGCGCTGGCCTCGGTCAACGACGGCTCGCTCAGCCCCGAGGGCCTCGGGATGGCGACCGTCGACGCCGAAAGCGAGCAGTACGTCGAGCTGACGAAAGACGAGATCGGCGAGTATCTCGACGCCGAAGGCCTCCTCGACGAGGGCGAGGAGGACGGCGACGCCGACGACGAAGCCGACGAGTAACGCCCCAGCCTGGGCCGGTCCCGGGTCTTTTCGCGATGCTCCGCTCCGGTAGCGACGCGTCGGTTCGAAATTCTGACCTGTCCGCGCGAACAGAAGACTTTCATGTGCGGTGCCGTCAACCGGTGACGGATGCGACGATCACTGCTCGTTGTGACGCTGGCGGTACTCGTAATGCTCTCCGGCTGCGCGGCGCTCGACGGCGGCGACGCCGCAGAGCCCGCGCCGAACGGCAGCGCCGTCGTCGAGCCGGAGGACCCGGCGACCGATGCCGCGGACACCACCCAGTCGATCCGGGTCACCGCGAACGAGTCGGTCGCCGGCAGCGAGTGGAGCTCGCTCTCCGCGGAGTACCCGCGTGATAGCTTCACCGTCGACAGCGTCCAGCACAGAGACGTCGGCCTCGGCGTCGACACGAACAACGACAGCGAAGTCGACCGGGAACTCAACGAGACCCACATCAGCGGC carries:
- a CDS encoding DUF7289 family protein — translated: MNLVADPPDDRRGLSPIVGIVLLFGMVLFGATLVALGGMSLIDAMQTEGSLEQAETSMQQADSDLRELSFSADENRTSLKTSGDARLTQDARITLVVNGNYSDRSTNVTLGSLRYEADNGQTVSLEGGGVFRSVENGSVVVSRPSLTLRDGRLSFPVTKLDGSVDDGDSLTAKKNASNTRSLGSEILGDEHAPADNVTIIVESQHYDAWGRYLSRQTGNDPTMDHDAERASVTYNLSTNASDDSDAESTPEFDAGFVDYDRPDDDEYVVSGPTARVPIEVSNDGAKGDTTVALWAEPDQLLGVEDVSVDENGTERAVVEFPAARVGTGVHDLRVEVDGDETTGADLNVTTVTGGGSTGEPSYDVDIDERVYGVTEGETRTIGATVDNTGSADGDTSAALLVDGRLVAVEDSVSIPAGGSERLSFEAPSEPLDRGDHSVEVVVGDASDTAVLRVHALVRAVDDTPGEDTRHVVQHTVDDGSALDGESLDDITIDYPTGSVDASAFADPGNQIEAIGIDTDADGDIEDDVPPGAIHPNNGVTITDGASTVTIDLRHSNPTLRAGDRLVIEYDKDDEIVNPSVDGSYATTVTLDGVELTGDLEIGDADGDEECVTRLGAACGTIEEDESANAVRVNQDEASLTFVGSEIAQEIDKSEVERTPLDVVFTLDRSGSMDIEYYWHTMGTGDNTYYYPETETITVEEAIDEGYLTDSERDFGGWDDPETYDYTVTERGVLPYVREDGNWTSIDRTDGMRYTFSDHIWTVTEDGWTPIPRQIHFDADPEDEIQIRNAGFDPAEQRVDATRSFIDALNGSAGDRAAITEFESDANTIQELTDPATARSEVEASADGGTNITAGIRNAIDEHDADDNGEKAIVLLTDGENDVAGASTEDENDRTREAAEAAAAKDIAVYTVGLGNADRALLEDVANTTGGEFYPADEADELERVFDQIAGETVRDRTKQIEYQSATTAVRVGGESYTLSPDGDLGGSTPDKNASNVNDPTAGPRTYNVDDIDLGSLVSTSVAAYDCEESEGTDETVTHDGEEYERTRCVAADDRRDQRDNASVSHHRIYTDGDDLEEFDDLAWYQDGPEALLESYDGSLIRNGTFTLSDNQAVILVELDGEGAGTDYALMLLETREPDVDSTAEFDVSVDDVPDEVEQGDVAAVTATVENVDDTAGTVGSGVQIEGEMRTARELSTLSVGEEREVTYNVPTAGVDPGNRTLTVRAGDAAASDELTVTPPGTASAPSFDVSFDVPASGYEANESSTTVTAEIENTGTTDWETNAGLFVDSTGQIVGADSGIEVDAGETERVDFTVDPRDFESDGDYTVEVAVEDSSATAPLSVTKRPEQDPSVIDAPVDEIELEG
- the cysS gene encoding cysteine--tRNA ligase, which gives rise to MTLHVSNSLTGEREPFEPQDPDSVLLYYCGLTVSDLAHLGHARSWVHVDVMHRWLEQLGYDVRHVENFTDVNEKIVARVGEDELGDSEPEVARHFVEEVLADMRSLNLKRADVYPRVSEHVPEIVGMVETLVEKGYAYEANGSVYFDVTTFDEYGKLSNQNLDDIEQQGDPDERSEKRNPADFALWKAGEAHPDDAPAGGETWDSPWGEGRPGWHIECSAMSTTHLADSIDVHVGGRDLVFPHHENEIAQSEAATGEQFAKYWLHVDLLETAGEKMSSSLENYFTVRNAVSEFGPNAIRMFLLSAAYDNTQTYSEAALDEAVERWERLERGYRTAVDAADDVDARTKIEDDELRDAVAEAREEFAEAMNDNFNTREAIAALLSVATAVHRHVDDRDEYDYRGLRDAVEAFEALGGEALGFALAGEADGTARLAEELVELVVEVREQERAAGNYERADELRDELAALGVTVEDTADGVEYHF
- a CDS encoding DNA-3-methyladenine glycosylase produces the protein MPTGAIPIDTLPGGIDLYATLESGQSYLWRREDGRMYEDAPDGRPWYCTVIDGEALRVRRTAEAIEWESTVDAEETVRTLLRLDDDLPAIFEGAPDDPLVTEAYDYARGLRLVDDPPFPTLIAFICSQQMRVARIHSMVTTLAREYGNPVEFDGRTYHAFPTPDQLAAATEAELRELGLGYRAPYVVRTAEMVADGDAHPRDAEGLPYEEAREELTQFVGVGDKVADCVLLFSLGYLEAVPLDTWIKTAVADYYPECDRGNYRETSRAIREAFGGGYAGYVQTYVFHYLRTREEV
- a CDS encoding TRAM domain-containing protein, which codes for MSNAGSTAPVDEGEQYTVEIDEMGEEGDGIAEVEDFVILVPEADLGDRVTVEIDDVADDFATAEVVE
- a CDS encoding class I SAM-dependent methyltransferase; this encodes MATLDADATLRAELYDRRMREMDRGDAKFYATLARDAEGPALELACGTGRIYLDALAEGCHVDGFDRSAEMLSFLRERAAERGLEPSVWQADMTDFAVAREYELAYCPFNAMQHLLTIEEQLDTLRNVYDALAPGGRFVFDVFVPSFELIAETYGEWRAEPVEFRGESREFRTRTRIADEVEQEFTVENELYDSDEKRVVTESHRLKMLPKREVELLARASPFEEWSVQGGFESDAAIEDGDPVQVWTLRKGE
- a CDS encoding glutaredoxin family protein, with amino-acid sequence MAFEPESELSPEEVQQRVDETIENNEVVLFMKGNELMPQCGFSDRALTLIKQHREEYETVDVLDALDAYRDALEDRSGWETIPQTFVDGEFVGGSDILAELDERGELADELNA